The sequence GCGCGAGACCTGGCCGCGCACCAGGGTCCAGAGGTGCACCTTCCACGCCTTCTCGCAGGTCAAGCGCTACACGACGACGCGGCCGAAGCTCCAGGCGGGGCGCGAGCTCTACCTCATCGCGCGCGACCTCATGGGCATCGAGACGCTGCACCAGGCCGAGCTCTGGGTCGAGCGCTACCTCGACTGGTGCGGGTTCTGGGCCGACTTCCTGGAGGACAGGACCGTGGTGGACGGCAGGAGGGTCTACACCCACGAGAGGCTGAGGCGGGCGCGCTCGTCGCTGTCGTCGCTGGTGTCGGCGGGGACGCTGTTCACCTACCTCGACCCCGCCCTGGCCAAGGCCGGCCCGCTGCCGTCGACCAACAACATGATCGAGGGAGGGGTGAACTCGCAGCTGAGGGCCGTCCTGCGCAACCACCGGGGGCTGACGTCGGTCAAGCGCGTGAAGGCGGTATTCTGGTGGTGCCACGCGCACTCGGGGGACGCGAGGACGGCGCGCGAGAAGCTCGCCACGATGCCGACCGACGCGGACATCGACTTCCTGTTCAGCGTCTACTCCGCCTCGCCGTCGCGTGACGACGGAGGGCCGGAGTGGGGCGACAGGGCAGTGTGGGAGGACCTCCACCACAGGGACCCGTACCCGTTCTGGCTGGATTAATGGATGGAAACGGGTGTTCTATCGGGACACACATTTTGTCCTATAAGCCCACAATGCTACCCGGGCTGTCTGTTTGCTATTGGGTTGTCGGTGCATGAAAAATGCCGACATCCCGCCTCGGGGAGGAGGCGGGAACACACCGAGTAGACGGAGGGGTGCGGAGCGCGGTCGCGTCTCGACTGACGACGTTGCCCATCGACAGGACCATTGTAGCGCATGGCGGTTCTTGGTATATCGTGTCGAGCGTTTGCGTTGTGCCATTGCCTGTGGCAACGGTGTGCTACACTCTTGCACTGCTGAGTGGGCCAGACGGTCGCGCGATGTGCTGCTTGCAGCACGCGTGAGGAAAGTCCGGGCTCCAGAGGGCGGGATGCCGGCTAACGGCCGGGCGGAGTGATCCGACGGAAAGCGCCGCAGAAAAGAAGACTCCCACCTGCGCCGCAAGGCGTAAAGGGAAAAGCTGAAACGGTGGTGTAAGAGACCACCAGCGTCGTGGTAACACGGCGGCTTGGCAAGCCCCATCCGGAGCAAGCGCGAATAGGAACGCTATGGGCCGGCCCGGTCCGCGTTCGGGTAGCGTGCGTGGAGCTGCACGGTAACGTGCAGACAAGATAAATGACCGTTCACGACAGAACCCGGCTTACAGGCCCACTTGGCATTTTTGTTACCCTGACAATCGGTACGGGCTTTGCCGTATTATTGAGGCTGTTTGTTGCTTTGCTTGTTGTTGAGGGGCTTTGTTGGACAGCTATTTTACTCTGCAATCGAATATTGAGGCTTCAGGCGAGTTTGTGGACCGCAAGAGCCGGTTTATTGCCCAGCTGGTCCATATTGAGTCCGAAGATGAGGCTAATGCCTTTATCGAGACAGTTCGCAAACGTCATTACGACGCTCGACACAATGTTCCCGCGTGGATTTTGGTCGATGGACGCGAGCGCCAGAGCGATGACGGCGAGCCGAGCCGCACGAGCGGTATGCCGACGCTCGAGGTGTTGCGCGGTGCAGGGCTCAAAAATGTTTGCTGCGTGGTGACGCGCTATTTTGGCGGAACGTTGCTGGGGCCTGGTGGCTTGGTGCGTGCCTACACTGCGGCGACGCAGGCGGCGGTGGCCGCGGCTCAGGAGGCCGGACAGATCGTCGAGATGACAAGCGTCGTGCCTGTTGACGTGCATGTGGCCTATCCGCAGTATGAGCAGGTGCTTCGTTTGGCGCAGGATTCGGGTGCCAAGGTTTCGGATACCGATTACACGGATGCCGTGACGATTCATTTGGTGTTTAAAGCGGGGGAGCGGGAGCCGTTTTGCGCTAAGATGCGCGAGCTTATGGCGGGGCGCGAGGAGATTGAGGTCGGTGCTCCCGAGTTTGCCGAGTTCTAACGACGACGGCCGGCGTGCTTTTGGATGGATTCCAAGCGCGCCGGCCGTCGTTTTTCTGTTGCTGCCGTTTACTCGGCGAGCTGCTTTAGCACATCGCAGGCAATCTCGACGGCATCGTCGATGCAGCCGGGGCAGCTGCGGAGCGGACCCTTATCCGATCCGATGCCCTTGAGCGTGCCGCAGACGGTCGTCGTGTTCTTCTCGCCAAAACGCTTTGCGATTTCGCGCGACAGCTTGTAGGTCTGGCCCTTGGTCTTGGGGTTCTCCATGCCGTCGCTCATTACAAAGCCCATGATGGCCACGGCGCCCGAGATGGCGCCGCAGGTTTCGGTCATGCCGCCCATGCCGGCGCCAAAGCCCTCGGTTAGGGTAAAGGCGGTCTGGGGGTCGAGCCCGACGGCAGGTGCGAGCGTGCAGGCAACGGCCTGGGCGCAGTTAAAGCCACGGGCGTGGTATTCGGCAGCCTGAGCCTGGCAGGCCGCGGTGTCGAGCTGGGCGATATCGATTTGCTTCATCGTTGTCTCCTTGGTTACGGTGTACCCGCCTATGGTACCCGTGACGGTGCATGTAATCGTCGAGAGCTTCATGTATGCCTCATTTTTCTCTGTCGAGCAAATGCCAAGGCTTGAGATAAATGCCCCTGATCGATTTGTCCCATAACCTACCTTGGGGATGGGTTGAGAGGGGTGCGGGGTAGCGGTATCGTGAACCGAATAAAACTAAAACCCAGGCAAGGGAGCTAGATATGAGCGAGCAGACCATCGGTACTACATGTGTTCAGGGCGGCTATCACCCGGGAGATGCCGAGCCGCGCCAGGTGCCCATCTACCAGTCCACCACGTGGAAGTACGACACGTCCGAGCACATGGGCAAGCTGTTTGACCTAGAGGAGTCGGGCTACTTCTACAGCCGTCTGCAGAACCCCACGTGCGACCTGGTTGCCGCCAAGATCTGCGAG is a genomic window of Collinsella aerofaciens containing:
- a CDS encoding IS1249 family transposase, with amino-acid sequence MKAVYCPYCGGRTKRNGRTSSGSQRWRCTACGASTTVRYDDTATRLDEFLGWLLSRDSQAMMPGGGRSFRRRTAEFWEVWPMPVPDGELHRVLHVDGIRVARDLVVLICCSGERVVSWYMARSENSRAWSALMSPIPAPEVVVTDGGSGFAKAVRETWPRTRVQRCTFHAFSQVKRYTTTRPKLQAGRELYLIARDLMGIETLHQAELWVERYLDWCGFWADFLEDRTVVDGRRVYTHERLRRARSSLSSLVSAGTLFTYLDPALAKAGPLPSTNNMIEGGVNSQLRAVLRNHRGLTSVKRVKAVFWWCHAHSGDARTAREKLATMPTDADIDFLFSVYSASPSRDDGGPEWGDRAVWEDLHHRDPYPFWLD
- a CDS encoding YigZ family protein, producing the protein MLDSYFTLQSNIEASGEFVDRKSRFIAQLVHIESEDEANAFIETVRKRHYDARHNVPAWILVDGRERQSDDGEPSRTSGMPTLEVLRGAGLKNVCCVVTRYFGGTLLGPGGLVRAYTAATQAAVAAAQEAGQIVEMTSVVPVDVHVAYPQYEQVLRLAQDSGAKVSDTDYTDAVTIHLVFKAGEREPFCAKMRELMAGREEIEVGAPEFAEF
- a CDS encoding C-GCAxxG-C-C family protein yields the protein MKQIDIAQLDTAACQAQAAEYHARGFNCAQAVACTLAPAVGLDPQTAFTLTEGFGAGMGGMTETCGAISGAVAIMGFVMSDGMENPKTKGQTYKLSREIAKRFGEKNTTTVCGTLKGIGSDKGPLRSCPGCIDDAVEIACDVLKQLAE